The Butyrivibrio proteoclasticus B316 genome segment TACTCCTATTTACAACTCATATTCTTTACTTTATAGGATGATTATACCAGATGATATTGTCATTTGATTTTCTGCACAGAATATCATTCTTTTATCCTGTCGGCGGACGCAAACCCCTCATATCTGTCTTTATGAATAATAGAGCCCTTTACCTTTATATCTTTCTGCCCGGTCTTTGGGTTGTATCTCATGGTACCACGCCTTATATGGGGCGATTTTTCAGTAGATGGATATTCTGAGCGCTCTTTGCCAAACATTGCAAATTTATTGATGCGTTCAAGCTCTTTGTCAGAGTACCTTATATCATAAAGCCTTATCATTCCGGCCGGAACATAGGCTTCATGGCTTATGCCATTGTTCTTCCTGGCAGTTACTTTCTCAGCATCTATTTCTTTGCCTTCTGATATTTTCTCTATATATTCCTGGAAACAATATAGTACGGCAGCAGCTATGTTAAGACTTTTATGTTTGCAGTTGTGTTTTCCATCACAATAGACGCACTGGCCGTTTTGCCCGCCATCACAGTCATGATCCCCTCTTGGGTGGCAGGTTGCACGACTTGCCAACAACATAGTATTTCCAGCAAGCTTTTCGTCATGTGATGAATTAAATGCGATTACAGCCTGCTCCTTTTCGTCAAATAGCTTTAAATAAAATTCAGAAATTCCATTTTGAGGATCTAGCATTTGAAGGTATGTTTTCTCACCTGTCCGGGAAAGAAAGAAACACATTTTCCTTTCAGCGCTTTCACCGTTTATGGTAATAACATAACATACATCCTGCAGTGCATTTTTAATAGTCCTATAATCAAGCTTTGCTTCGCCGTTTCTATATGATTTATAAAGTTCCGATTCAACAAGCAGCATTTTGGGATAAATATTTCCATCCTCCCAGGGGAACCCCTGACAGGTACGTAGTGATAAAGAAAACCTGATGCAAGTCACCATCGCCAATAAAAACGCATACAAATCGTCTAAATGGCCTTCGCCCTCTTGTAATAACGGTTTTATTTTTTCTCCTAGTCTTTCTTTCCACTTTTCTGCAATATATCTATCCTTAAACATTGCGTATAGCATGATATATACATATTCAAGCAAGGAATAAGGCTTTCCTTTTTTATTTTTTATACTGTCAGCCCACTTAAAATGAATATCTGTCCACGAATTGTCATCTTTATTTCTTCTTGCGCTGTTTAACAGCTTCATGTCTTTTTCTGGCATTTCTAAATCAAGTTCGGTTGTATCTCCGGCGTAGAAAACGTTGTTTCCTATATTGCCAGTATGGTAAGATGCATAAGGGTTTGATACTGTGCCCCAGTTGTCATCTACGCCCTCACAGAAGTTATAATATTTAAACTGCGGAAGGTTTTCTCTGTCGATATATTTTGGCATATTCATCATTCCCCTTCATAACTTAAATATTCGCCCGAGAGATAATAATCGAGTCTTTCCTTGGTTGTGGCTTTCATTGAAAAACCGATATCTCCCCAGAATGAAAACTCAATTCTGTCACAGCTATATTTCGAAGCTACTCTAAGACACTCTTTTACTGATTCAGGGCAGTTATATTTTTCAATTGCCCTTACTTCTTTCCCATCGACAATCTCGATACTGTGGTCCACTTCTGCAATATATGTGGTATCATCCATTTCGTCTCTGGGCTTTAGCTCCCTGACATACAGGGCCTTCCCCATTTCCTTAGTAGCAGCACTGCAGTTTATGACATACTGGATCCCTTCTTCGTCCATGACTTCAAACGGAATGGTAAGCGTGCCGATCTTTTTAACTGCCCTTATATCATCAAGGAGACTCTCCTTAAGATAAGTATAGGCATATTTTGACATCTTTTTCCTTCCTGCTTCCCAGGCTTCCAAAGAGCTAAGACTTACTTCGTATTTTTCAGCAAAGGCTTTTTGTGAAAGCCCTGTCTTTTCTCGAAGTGCCTTGACCATTTCGGGGATAAGCTGTCTTTGCATTTCATCTTCTCTTGGATCTTTGTTGTCAAAAACGTAACTTTCAAGGATACTGCCTTCCTGCAATCCTGATGATCTGTTAAATGCTTTTATAAGCAGTTTCGCAACCTCCTTATTCTCTTCAGCAAGTTCAGTCAGTGAGTTTCCACTGAGCATCTCTCCTGTATCGAGCATGAGTTCTTTACCTCCTGCCACCTGCCTTATTGCAAGGACAACCTTCATTGCTGTCATTGGATCATCAAACTTATCGCCAGTTGTGTCTCTTAAGAACTTACTTTCTTCTGCTGTAAGCATATTAAATATCTCGCTCATCAATATACCTCCATACCTTACTCAGTAAGGTTTGTAAATACATTTACATTACTTAGTAAGGTATCAGGATAAAATTAAGACCTATACGTTAAATCTCATAGGTTAATATTTTTATATTTATTTTCATTATCTTCTTTATATTATTTATACAAATAATTGCGCGCAGCAAAAAGCGCATGAGAACGTGCTTTTATTACACAACAGTACAAATGCCGCTATAAGTACATTCATGGAGATGCAGCACGCACAAGCGATAATTCTGAACATACCTTCCTTCCTTTTTGAAAACCAACATTAAATCCTAACTCTAGTATGGCTATTGCTAAAAGATAAACTGCAAAAAAATAAGAGCAGCAAGTGCTCTTATTAAGTATTTTATTCAGTTGTACAGATTAGCATATGATTTCAATGCCAGGCTTTCCATTTTCGGTTGCGAACTTCTTTTCCCAGATGCAGCAAATGGTCTTTTCTCTAAGCCATTTTGCGATCTCACCGGTTCCGCCTAAAAGGCCAAATTCGAGCTCGTTAGATCTGCAGTTATAAGTTGGCTTTTCAAGATGGACCTGATGGACACCATAATCATATCCATCAATGGCAAACTCCAAGATCGTATCGCTTTCGCTGATGTCACTAAGATCTGATGTAACAAATCTGTTGTAGCACATGGTCATTACATAAACCCAGGCTACATGATGCGTCTCATTAAGCTTTCTCAGATCCTCGATATTCTTTACGCCATACATTATGCTTTTGCAGCTTGCTGCCGCTTTTCCGATAGTACTTGCTTTTACAAACATCTTACGCACTCTCCTTACTTAACGAATCCCTAATGTCATCATCGATCTTATCTGCAAGAGCATTTAACTGCTCTCCAAGTTTTAAGATCTCTTCTTCGTGATTTTTAAGATAAGGATGTTTTTCTATCCAGCCTTCACGTCTAACTTTAGAGTTATAATCATTACAGATATCCCTAAAGGGGTTATATCTGCGTCCGGTGCGTCCGCATGTTGCTATAATGCGCACTCTTGTGATGTCATACTCCTTTGCCAGCTCGTCAAAAGTCTTCTTTTTCTGGTGCTTAAGATAGATTTCTTTAGCTTGTCTGTCCGTTAACCCGATATATTCCAGCATTTCCTTATATGTATTACAAACCTTTTCCGCTTTTCTCATTTTACACCTCCACATAACAGCCACATTTGGTATCCATTGTGATATCATCATATCCAAGTTCTTCAAAGGCATCATCGTAAAACGTTGCCATTGAATGGATCGCTACTATTGGCTGCATATCCTCTGTATATTCCTTGCGGGTTGTTAAAAGCTGGTCATACTTATCGGGATCCTTCCAGATCTTTTCTTCGAGAAACTTTTCAAGGGAGACAATTGTTCCACCTCTTTGAACGCATCTTGAAGTTCCTCTTCCGGCATCAAAGCCTTCGTCATAGTAATAGCCATCAAACTTGATATACTTAAGACCATCCGTCTTATCCTTGTATATCTGGAAGAACTCCTTTTCCCATACTGGCTTTATAAAGCAGAATGAGTGTCTCTTCCCTTCATCGTCGAGTGTTTTATCCCAGACGTCGCCTCCAAGCTTCTTGGAATGGAAGGCGAACGAAAAACCATCCGCCTTTGCCTTAAAAGCACTTACATATTCCGCCTCAACTGATATAAGGCCTCTTTCTGTATCTTTTTGCATATTATTCTCCTTAATTTAAAGTTCCTGCTGCCAGATTTCCGTTATGATGGCATCGTCATTTGAAGTATCCCATATATGACGCATAATCCTCATGTCAGATATAGGCTCGGTGTGGCCCTCAACACAAAGATTACCGCGCTTTGCAACTTTAAAAAGTGTTTCAGCCACTTCCCAGACGTCATCGAAATCATCGCCTTCGCAAATGTCAGAAATGGAATCTGCCTGAAGACAGTACCATGGCTTATCAGCCCCCGATTCAACAATCTCCTTTTCTCTTTCTGTCATAGAAAAATCTGGCTTTTTAAGCTCAGCCTGCATATCGCTCATAGTCGACATCCTCCTCTTTTTCTTCAATCTTTACAACCTTCATAAGCTGTCTAAGTCCAAGAGGAATCCTGGACATGATAAAATCTGCAGCTGTGATATCCTCAGAACCATTACTAATGTATGGTCTTTCGAGATTATCCTCAGAAGGACTCTCGAGAGTTGCTCCAAAATATTCCCCGGAGTAATCTGCGTCATAGCTTCCACTAAATACAAGCGTGTCTCTATCTATCTTTGAAAGTTCGATATCAGGATTACTGATCTCATCCATCTCTTCCAAGGCTTCTCTCATCTTTGTCTCGATGAGAGAATAAAACTTATTGGCATCTATCTCTATAGAAAATCCCTGCCTGAGCTTTCCCTTAATTTTTTTTCCCATTGTGTTCTCCTTTCTTTACCTGACATAAACATTGGTATAAAATAAGAATGGATTTTCTAAAATAAAATAAGTAAGGAGCAAACCCATGGCAAATCCATTTGATAAGTTTTACACCTGGGTATTTACTAAAAATATCAAAGTCGAAATGTACCTTCTTATTATCATCGTTCCTGTGACTTTACTTGGATTCTGGTTTGAGCAGGCAAGGTCTGTGTCAGAAGTTCTGTGTGTTATTGCATGGATATATCTGATAGGTAAGTGGATATACAAGATAAAGACATGAAAAACTGAGTAAATTAAAAGAGCAGGTGAGAAATCTCACTTGCTCTTAGTTTTCTTTTCTAAGATTTTATTTACCAGGCCGCCTGCAAGAATAATCAAGCAGGCTCCGCAGCATAAAGACATCGCAGCAATATCTCTTCCAAACAGGAATGTGGCAGTATCAAATGTTCCATCAAAGATAGGCCATATAAAATACAGCGTGGCAAGAGTTAATGTAATAGCTATACATGCAGCGCGTTTCATCCGGGTGGCATCATACTTCTTTTTATTCATTTTCTCTTATTCTCCTTTTTAATAATATTCATACCTGGTCTTAAGGTAATGGGAGCAAGCCCACCATCCATAATTTTTTAATACATAGTCTGCAGCCTTCCCAAAATCAGGAAATACTAATTTTTTATCATCCTTTGTAAGTTTGAATCTCTTTTTATTACCATCAATCCATGCATCATCAACAATATTAAAGATAGTACCTCTTTTAGACACATATCCCCGCATATCAAACGGATCACTCTTAAGAACCCCATCTTCATCCAGGTCCAGACATAGATACACTGCTTCTTTTCTGATATCTCCTTTTTCTTCAAGCCTTTTGGTGCGCGCATCAAATTCTTTGAGTCCTTCGATCATTTTGTCATGGCTGTCAAAAGCAAAGGGAGCCTTCCGGTATTTCTTTCCCTTCAGCCTCACATTTTCATTGTTATATGGAGCATTGTCAGAATGCTGGTAGTGTAATCCATATTTATCATAATAGCCAATTACATATATGCATGTCAACTCAGTTCCATCTTCCCCTTCATACCACCATAGTTCAGGGATATACTTCATCGTCTTTTTATTTCTTTTCATAGGCTATCCTCTTATACGTTATCTGCCATTACCTACTGGCAACACACCAGAGCGTCTTGCACTGTCATAAGAACCGACATATATCATCTTTCTTGGATTCTCGCTAAATCTTACCTCGTTAGATTCTGTAAAATACAGTGCTTCTAATAGAAACCTTCCATTTACACAGATACTTTTATCGCCGGCTTTAAGTTCATAATATGGATCAATATGTTCTTTTGTCACAATACTAGCCACATCATTTACATCTACCTTCAGCCGGCAGACCGCATCATCAAATGCTTTCTTTGAAAGGCAGTTTTCAAAAACTTCCAGTGAGCTTTCAATAGGAGCAAACTCTTCGTATTTATTAAGAAAGTCAGGCGTTTCATTATATATGTAGAGCCTCTTAAGGTCAGTAAAGCAGATGGAATCGCTGCATCTTATATATTTATGTAGCCCCGCTTCCCAGGCAGAGCTTTCCCTAAAGAGCTTCATTATGTAATGCTCAGGATTCATACCAGGGCTTGGAACGGATGGCTGTTCATAATATCTCCCCGCGTATGCATCTATAGTCTCAAAATCGAGAACCTGCTCTACTGCTTCTTCAGGACTTTCTGAATCCACGATAAATTCCTGTTCTGGTACAGTAACCACGTATTTCATGCGAATCCCTCCTATTCTTTTAGGATATCTTTTTCTTTGTTTTAACAGTTTTCTGCACAAAAATAGCGCTGCCAAAGGCAACGCTACTATTACTTAATACCATCTTCTTACGACATAGCCGTCATCAGTTTTAGTGATCTGAGTGTCCCAGTGCATCTCTTCCTCATCATCAGTCATCTGTCTGATATGTTCAGAGCCTGGGGCGTCAAGATCAGGATCCCTGTCTTCTTCCCATTCATTCCACCTATACATGATATACTCGATGAATTCTTCCTCGGTATAAAAGCTGTCATGCTCAAGAAGCACTTTTGCAAACTCCCTGTCGCTATCCCATCGGCCATCAATATCGCAAAATGTTCCCTCGCGTACTGATTCATGGAGTGATTCAAGATTTTCATCACAGGCCTGTAGGATGTTTAAAAGAGCAATAAAGTCTTCCTTTGAATCTACCAGGTCGTACTTCTCCCAGTTTCTTATAAGAAAATCTTTTACTTCGATTGGCTTTATCTGATTCTGCTTTATATACATAATTTTCTCCTTATTTACTTACTGAGGATGAGGAGTCTTTCAACTTCCTTCAAGATGTCCTCATCGGTTTTTAAAACCTTCTTTGGCTCAGATGCCTTCACTCCAAATATCTTCATGATATCATGATTTGTAATGTTTCCAAGCCGCTTTTCGTCCTTCTTATTCTCAGGTTCAAATCCTCCGATATTCCAGTATGCCAGTTCTCCATACTCTCTGCATGCTTCGATATCCTCGGGAAGAGTTCCTT includes the following:
- a CDS encoding helix-turn-helix domain-containing protein encodes the protein MSEIFNMLTAEESKFLRDTTGDKFDDPMTAMKVVLAIRQVAGGKELMLDTGEMLSGNSLTELAEENKEVAKLLIKAFNRSSGLQEGSILESYVFDNKDPREDEMQRQLIPEMVKALREKTGLSQKAFAEKYEVSLSSLEAWEAGRKKMSKYAYTYLKESLLDDIRAVKKIGTLTIPFEVMDEEGIQYVINCSAATKEMGKALYVRELKPRDEMDDTTYIAEVDHSIEIVDGKEVRAIEKYNCPESVKECLRVASKYSCDRIEFSFWGDIGFSMKATTKERLDYYLSGEYLSYEGE